A window of Komagataella phaffii GS115 chromosome 1, complete sequence contains these coding sequences:
- a CDS encoding pyridoxal kinase BUD16 encodes MVTPANKIISIQSHVAHGYVGNKVAGFVLQCQYWDVDLLNTVNFSNHTGYGSFKGQATTGEQVLSLYEGLQDINVQYDAMLTGYIQGADGVEAMGKVCLDLKERTPGILWLLDPVMGDEGELYVSADVIPAYRRILGYKKVDIITPNQYEAELLVGFSINNTDDLRKALKVFHEDFNVMHVVISTFSFTKNKDFFYCVSSTKTSYKKPNFFKIPYMDSYFTGVGDLFSALLVDKIYRLPGGEPIEPAVSNALTIMEKVLDVTRRLCVDKLGVAVQGKIGDAETMKECELRIVECRQFYTMKDRNFNCETKILTDSQA; translated from the coding sequence ATGGTAACCCCTGCTAACAAGATTATATCCATTCAGTCACATGTTGCGCATGGGTATGTTGGCAACAAAGTTGCTGGTTTTGTACTACAATGCCAGTATTGGGATGTGGACTTGTTGAACACtgtcaacttttccaaTCATACCGGCTATGGAAGCTTCAAAGGCCAAGCAACAACCGGCGAACAAGTTCTATCTCTTTATGAAGGCCTGCAGGATATCAATGTCCAATACGACGCGATGTTAACAGGTTACATTCAAGGAGCAGATGGAGTCGAGGCGATGGGCAAGGTGTGCTTGGATCTGAAAGAACGAACCCCAGGTATACTATGGTTACTTGACCCGGTGATGGGAGACGAAGGAGAGCTATATGTGAGCGCGGATGTGATTCCCGCTTATAGACGCATCTTGGGCTACAAAAAAGTCGACATTATAACGCCTAACCAATACGAGGCTGAACTACTTGTTGGTTTTAGCATTAACAACACTGATGATTTGAGGAAAGCCTTAAAGGTCTTTCACGAGGATTTTAATGTTATGCATGTGGTCATCTCCACCTTTTCGTTCACTAAGAATAAGGATTTTTTCTACTGTGTCAGTTCCACCAAAACCTCTTACAAGAAGCctaattttttcaagataCCATACATGGACAGTTATTTCACGGGAGTAGGAGATCTTTTTTCTGCTCTTCTGGTTGACAAGATATATAGACTGCCCGGTGGAGAACCCATAGAGCCTGCAGTGAGCAACGCTTTGACAATCATGGAGAAAGTGTTGGACGTTACTCGACGGCTGTGCGTAGATAAACTTGGCGTTGCCGTACAAGGAAAGATCGGAGATGCCGAGACCATGAAGGAGTGCGAACTTAGAATCGTAGAGTGCCGGCAATTCTACACGATGAAAGATAGAAATTTCAACTGTGAGACAAAGATTTTAACTGATTCACAAGCATAG
- a CDS encoding Protein phosphotyrosine phosphatase, with protein MAPISVAFVCLGNICRSPMAEAVFTHLVKEKGLDSKFKKIDSFGTSGYHIDDTPDHRSVACCKKHGVPVNHRGQQISPDDFYHFDYILAMDESNLSNLKRIQPKDSNAVVRLFGDYRTDKSFHRIVEDPYYGGSSGFERNFKQITHFSEEFLNKEL; from the coding sequence ATGGCCCCGATATCCGTTGCGTTTGTATGTCTAGGAAACATTTGCCGAAGCCCCATGGCTGAGGCGGTGTTCACCCACTTagtcaaagaaaaaggacTCGACTCtaagttcaaaaagattgacTCCTTTGGAACTTCAGGATACCATATCGACGATACTCCTGATCACCGTTCCGTGGCGTGTTGCAAGAAACATGGAGTTCCTGTGAACCATAGAGGTCAGCAGATCTCGCCGGACGACTTCTACCACTTTGACTACATACTGGCCATGGATGAATCAAATCTCTCCAATCTCAAACGCATACAGCCCAAAGACTCCAATGCCGTAGTCAGGCTCTTTGGAGACTACAGAACGGACAAGTCCTTCCACAGGATTGTGGAGGATCCTTACTACGGCGGGTCTTCTGGATTTGAgagaaatttcaaacagaTTACGCATTTCAGTGAAGAATTCTTAAACAAAGAGTTATAG
- a CDS encoding Transketolase, similar to Tkl2p, translating into MSDLLAINTIRLLAVDTVAKANSGHPGAPMGLAPAAHTLFKQMRFNPRNPAWINRDRFVLSNGHACALLYTMLFLYGYDYTIDDLKSFRQLNSKTPGHPEAELPGVEVTTGPLGQGIANAVGLAIAQAQLAATYNKPNYELFSNYTYAFLGDGCLQEGVAQEAISLAGHLGDGLKLIAFWDDNQISIDGDTNVSFTEDVPAKFRAQGWEVLSVKDGNDDLEGIAAALAKAKTTNKPTLIRLPTIIGYGSLQQGTHGVHGSPLKPDDIKQLKKKFGFDPEQNFVVPREVTESYAKHVADNQQVEVEWNKLLTAYTKEYPELGQELHRRLDGKLPENWQKALPTYTVDDKPVASRKLSEIVLTSIEKELPELVGGSADLTGSNLTRWPDAVDFQPKSTGLGDFSGRYFRFGVREHGMGAIINGISAYGANFKAYGGTFLNFVSYASGAVRLSALSGHPIIWVATHDSIGLGEDGPTHQPIETLAHLRALPNLMVWRPADGNETSAAYLRAIESKHTPSIIALTRQNLPQLEHSSIEKAAKGGYTVYPVENPDIILVASGSEVSIAIDGAKKLGTEGVKASVVSIPDFFTFDSQARSYQLSVLPDGVPIMSVEVMSTFGWSKYSHEQFGINRFGISGPGPEIYKFFEFTAEGVADRASKVVQFYKGKELLSPLNKAFESVHA; encoded by the coding sequence ATGTCTGATCTCTTAGCTATCAACACTATCCGTCTATTGGCTGTCGACACCGTGGCCAAGGCTAACTCCGGTCACCCAGGTGCTCCAATGGGTCTGGCCCCAGCTGCTCACACTTTGTTCAAGCAAATGCGTTTCAACCCAAGAAACCCAGCATGGATCAATCGTGATCGTTTCGTCTTGTCCAACGGACATGCTTGTGCTTTGTTGTACACCATGCTATTTTTGTATGGATATGACTACACCATTGATGACCTGAAGAGCTTCAGACAGCTCAACTCCAAGACTCCAGGTCATCCTGAGGCTGAACTACCAGGTGTCGAAGTCACCACTGGTCCCCTGGGTCAAGGTATTGCCAATGCCGTTGGTTTGGCAATTGCTCAAGCTCAGTTGGCTGCCACATACAACAAGCCAAACTACGAATTGTTCAGCAACTACACTTACGCTTTCCTAGGTGATGGATGTTTGCAGGAGGGTGTTGCTCAAGAAGCCATTTCTCTTGCCGGCCATCTCGGAGACGGTTTAAAGCTAATTGCTTTCTGGGATGACAATCAAATCTCCATTGATGGTGATACCAACGTCTCTTTCACTGAAGACGTACCTGCTAAGTTTAGAGCCCAAGGTTGGGAAGTTCTGAGCGTCAAGGACGGCAACGATGACCTCGAAGGTATTGCTGCTGCTTTGGCCAAGGCAAAGACCACCAACAAGCCAACTTTGATCAGATTACCAACCATCATTGGTTACGGCTCTCTTCAACAAGGTACTCACGGTGTGCACGGTTCTCCACTGAAGCCTGATGACATcaagcaattgaagaagaagttcGGATTTGATCCAGAACAAAACTTTGTTGTTCCTAGAGAAGTTACTGAATCTTACGCCAAACATGTTGCCGACAACCAGCAAGTTGAGGTCGAATGGAACAAACTGTTAACAGCTTACACTAAGGAGTATCCAGAATTGGGTCAGGAGTTGCACAGAAGATTGGATGGCAAACTTCCAGAAAACTGGCAGAAGGCTTTGCCAACATACACGGTTGATGACAAGCCTGTTGCCTCAAGAAAGCTGTCCGAAATAGTTTTGACCAGCATCGAGAAGGAATTGCCAGAATTGGTTGGTGGTTCTGCCGATTTGACTGGTTCTAACTTGACCAGATGGCCAGACGCTGTTGACTTCCAGCCAAAATCCACAGGATTAGGTGACTTTTCTGGAAGATACTTCAGATTTGGTGTCAGAGAGCATGGTATGGGAGCCATCATTAACGGTATCTCCGCTTATGGTGCCAACTTCAAAGCTTACGGTGGTACTTTCCTGAACTTCGTGTCCTACGCCTCCGGAGCCGTTAGATTGTCCGCTTTGTCTGGACACCCAATTATTTGGGTCGCTACACATGACTCGATTGGTCTGGGTGAGGATGGTCCAACTCATCAGCCTATCGAGACTCTGGCCCACTTGAGAGCTCTTCCAAACCTCATGGTGTGGAGACCAGCCGATGGGAATGAAACTTCTGCTGCCTACTTGAGGGCTATTGAGTCTAAGCACACTCCTTCCATCATTGCTTTGACTAGACAGAACTTGCCTCAACTAGAACACTCTAGCATCGAGAAGGCTGCCAAAGGTGGTTACACTGTCTACCCAGTCGAGAACCCTGATATCATTCTGGTTGCCTCTGGATCTGAAGTTTCTATTGCTATTGACGGTGCCAAGAAGTTAGGAACCGAAGGTGTCAAAGCTTCGGTTGTTTCCATTCCAGACTTCTTCACTTTCGACTCTCAGGCTAGATCTTACCAATTATCAGTCCTTCCAGACGGTGTTCCAATAATGTCTGTCGAGGTCATGTCTACCTTCGGATGGTCCAAGTACTCTCACGAGCAATTTGGTATCAACAGATTTGGTATTTCTGGACCAGGCCCTGAGATTTACAAGTTCTTTGAGTTCACTGCTGAGGGGGTTGCTGACAGGGCTTCTAAAGTCGTCCAATTCTACAAGGGAAAGGAACTTCTATCGCCACTTAATAAGGCTTTTGAGTCTGTTCATGCGTAG
- a CDS encoding Mitochondrial ribosomal protein of the large subunit: MGLGRSVKHEWAMLRNLASSLIKNESIITTKARAKKTQALVENLITKAKKNYDKSLILADIFEPNVTIPKLYNVLKPRYQSRAGGYTRILNLEPRMNDKAPQVIMELVDNTQREMKLWYTAKIVARLELQNIAINPLTQKNVDKLLHNRENGEEKFREIVEICKKEFYSDPKSLENLPRMRNDINTFKKRDHPYKIVPRPVKRNNATVSTSS, encoded by the coding sequence ATGGGTTTAGGACGATCAGTCAAACATGAATGGGCAATGCTGCGGAATTTGGCCTCATCCTTAATAAAAAATGAGTCCATCATTACGACCAAGGCACGTGCTAAAAAAACTCAAGCGCTGGTGGAAAACTTGATCACGAAGGCCAAGAAGAACTACGACAAGTCGCTCATTTTGGCTGATATATTTGAACCTAATGTCACAATTCCAAAGTTGTATAATGTTCTCAAACCAAGATACCAAAGTAGAGCTGGTGGCTACACCAGAATACTAAACCTAGAACCAAGAATGAACGACAAGGCTCCCCAGGTTATAATGGAACTAGTGGACAACACTCAAAGGGAGATGAAATTGTGGTACACTGCCAAGATAGTGGCCAGATTGGAGCTACAGAATATCGCAATTAATCCTTTGACTCAAAAGAACGTTGACAAGTTGCTACATAACAGAGAAAACGGTGAGGAAAAATTCCGtgaaattgttgaaatttgtAAGAAGGAGTTTTACTCGGACCCCAAGAGTTTGGAGAACCTACCTAGAATGAGGAATGACATAAACactttcaagaagagaGATCATCCATACAAGATTGTTCCAAGACCGGTTAAACGTAACAACGCTACTGTTTCTACAAGCTCTTAA
- a CDS encoding eukaryotic translation initiation factor 3 subunit has product MAQLTPAEIEVAKKFDLTSKIIPFLDRHLIYPLIENLDLTYDEKTIKELSYNLLRDTYMNKFINDLNPDKEISQDVLTKQKEIEAKSEVLEAETKETLNLLSKKEVQEQLKSDKNHNRRYLESQHGITEDKIHALYEYGQIQYNKGDYVMASDLLANFRILSTNNELNVSSTWGRLACEILLLEWNNALEELSKLRELIDSRTSFNDPLLQLYNRTWVIHWSLFPYFKTANGLETLCDLFFSSSYLSTIQASCPWVLRYLVVAVISNNSKKLKDLVRVTAQESYQYADPFTNLIKALYLDFDFAQASQHLNDCEVILKTDFFLNNEDENLPLISKKFITNAKKLIIQVYVKCYGRISLEALSETLNLTKQELKDLIASLDLKNATLDDEKLIINHTSTKIYQQVSDKVKSLGYKSNQLLENFAK; this is encoded by the coding sequence ATGGCACAGCTAACACCAGCAGAGATTGAGGTCGCAAAGAAGTTCGACTTGACCTCCAAGATAATTCCCTTCTTGGACCGTCATCTGATTTACCCactcattgaaaacttggacCTCACATACGATGAAAAGACCATCAAAGAACTCTCATACAATCTTCTCAGGGATACCTACATGAACAAGTTCATCAACGACTTGAACCCAGACAAGGAGATTTCTCAAGATGTCTTGACGAAGCAAAAGGAAATTGAAGCCAAAtctgaagttttggaagcCGAAACAAAGGAAACATTGAACTTGTTGAGTAAGAAAGAAGTGCaagaacaattgaaatCTGACAAGAATCACAATAGAAGATATTTGGAGTCTCAGCATGGCATCACTGAGGATAAGATTCATGCCTTGTATGAATATGGACAGATTCAGTACAACAAAGGTGACTACGTTATGGCAAGCGATTTGTTGGCCAACTTTCGTATTCTGTCTACAAACAACGAGCTAAACGTTAGCAGCACATGGGGTCGTTTGGCTTGCGAAATTTTGTTATTGGAATGGAATAATGCGTTAGAAGAGCTGTCAAAGCTGAGGGAGCTTATCGATTCAAGAACCTCTTTTAACGATCCACTCTTACAGTTATACAACAGAACCTGGGTTATCCACTGGTCTCTGTTCCCTTATTTCAAGACTGCCAATGGATTAGAGACTCTGTGCGatctttttttcagttcGTCTTACCTGTCCACCATCCAAGCTTCCTGTCCATGGGTGTTGAGATACTTGGTTGTTGCTGTCATTTCTAACAACagcaagaaattgaaagatctgGTTAGAGTCACTGCTCAAGAAAGCTACCAGTACGCGGATCCTTTTACTAATTTGATTAAAGCATTATACTTGGACTTTGATTTTGCCCAGGCCAGTCAGCACTTGAACGACTGTGAAgtgattttgaagacagACTTCTTCCTGAACAACGAAGACGAGAACCTTCCTCttatttccaaaaaattcattACCAACGCAAAGAAATTAATCATACAGGTCTATGTGAAATGCTACGGAAGGATCAGTTTGGAAGCATTGTCCGAgactttgaatttgaccAAGCAAGAGCTGAAGGACCTTATCGCttctttggacttgaagAATGCTACACTTGAcgatgaaaagttgatcatTAATCACACGTCGACCAAGATTTATCAACAGGTTAGCGATAAAGTTAAGTCATTGGGCTACAAATCCAACCAGCTacttgaaaactttgcTAAATAG
- a CDS encoding pirin, which yields MSRSVLKSFYCNEVSEGVGAKVRRSIGSMQMRNFKPFLLLDHFNVDPSAGFPDHPHRGQETITYMTKGQFAHQDFTSDKVGILNAGDCQIMRAGRGIMHAEMPVQGKSGENIVGMQLWVDLPKHLKHSEPEYRDLRASEIPTVTPNDKVTVKIISGKAYGVENFQDLSYSPVDYYYYTVQPGGSFEQSVGENYNSFIYLLDGSLEINNKTYDKFNALFFDLNGNKITGSVPEDATSPAEFVLVAGQILDQPIVQHGPFVETSKDLIYKAFMDYQTASNGFERGKDWRSKIADGVKEDDLAKLKQLFYYYLLHHLYSSYLFTLCIFINY from the coding sequence ATGTCTCGTTCAGTTTTAAAAAGTTTCTATTGCAATGAAGTCTCAGAAGGTGTGGGTGCCAAAGTCCGTAGGTCAATTGGCTCCATGCAAATgagaaatttcaaaccGTTCTTACTGCTAGATCATTTCAACGTTGACCCAAGTGCTGGGTTCCCTGATCATCCTCATCGTGGGCAAGAGACCATTACGTATATGACGAAAGGTCAATTCGCCCACCAGGATTTCACTAGCGACAAGGTTGGGATCTTGAATGCCGGGGATTGTCAGATCATGAGAGCCGGAAGAGGTATTATGCACGCCGAAATGCCAGTTCAAGGCAAATCAGGAGAAAACATAGTTGGAATGCAGCTGTGGGTTGACCTACCAAAGCATCTTAAACATAGTGAACCTGAGTACCGAGATTTAAGGGCCTCAGAGATCCCGACAGTAACTCCAAATGATAAAGTCACAGTTAAGATTATCTCAGGAAAGGCCTATGGGGTCgaaaacttccaagatttgTCGTATTCTCCTGTTGACTATTACTACTATACTGTCCAACCCGGGGGATCATTTGAACAAAGCGTTGGTGAGAACTACAACTCCTTCATCTATTTACTTGACGGTAGTCTTgaaatcaacaacaaaacATATGATAAGTTCAATGCTCTGTTCTTTGACTTGAATGGAAACAAGATTACCGGCTCCGTCCCAGAAGATGCTACTTCTCCTGCTGAGTTTGTTCTCGTTGCGGGACAGATTTTAGACCAGCCTATTGTTCAACACGGCCCATTCGTGGAGACTTCTAAAGACCTCATCTACAAAGCCTTCATGGACTATCAAACAGCCTCAAACGGATTTGAAAGGGGAAAGGATTGGAGATCCAAGATTGCTGATGGTGTTAAAGAAGACGATTTGGCTAAGTTGAAGCAATTATTTTACTACTATTTGCTACACCACCTTTATAGCTCTTATTTATTTACTCTTTGTATTTTTATCAATTATTGA
- a CDS encoding 3-ketosphinganine reductase, catalyzes the second step in phytosphingosine synthesis: protein MILVHDTTLSSNIWCTISAIILIQSVEGTGMFDNFDVTNKKAIITGASQGVGAEFAKLLYGKGCSVVIVARTESLLKQVVKDAIDIHGTEKGNTISYVAADISKYDQCERVLEEVGFSPDIVFCCAGSSIPGLFLELDEKTLSSGIDINYKTALYFSHVALKVMTKVEKPYKRHLVFFSSVLAFYSFIGYGQYAPMKAALRSLSDILRQEVSIHNIKVECIFPGNTLSEGFLEEEKSKPEITRIIEGPSSPISTEQCCKIIYNALQSGYQYVTTDFIGYVLMSASLGGSPRYYGVIQVIISFLFSIFAPIASMFVNKQIRDYFKKQSRISPSSSSSPSPEREQKDK from the coding sequence ATGATATTAGTTCATGACACGACCTTATCTTCTAACATCTGGTGCACAATTTCAGCTATCATTCTCATACAAAGTGTAGAGGGAACTGGAATGTTTGATAATTTTGATGTCACCAACAAAAAGGCAATTATTACGGGTGCATCCCAGGGTGTTGGAGCCGAGTTTGCTAAACTTTTGTATGGAAAAGGATGTTCCGTTGTGATTGTGGCTAGAACAGAATCCTTACTAAAGCAGGTAGTAAAGGACGCTATTGATATTCACGGGACCGAGAAGGGCAACACAATTTCTTACGTGGCAGCAGATATCTCCAAATATGACCAGTGTGAGCGTGTTTTAGAGGAAGTTGGTTTTAGTCCCGACATAGTTTTCTGTTGCGCTGGCTCCTCCATCCCCGGACTTTTCTTAGAGCTTGATGAAAAGACTCTGAGCAGTGGAATCGATATCAATTACAAGACAGCGTTGTACTTCTCACATGTTGCGCTCAAGGTAATGACAAAGGTAGAAAAGCCCTACAAAAGGCACTTGGtgtttttttcatctgtACTGGCATTCTATTCGTTCATTGGATACGGTCAGTATGCCCCAATGAAGGCAGCATTGCGATCATTGAGTGACATACTACGTCAAGAAGTGTCGATACACaatatcaaagttgaatgcATATTTCCAGGAAATACTTTAAGTGAGGGGTTCCtggaggaagagaaatcaaaaccaGAAATCACTAGGATCATCGAGGGCCCATCGTCACCAATCTCCACAGAACAATGTTGCAAAATAATCTACAACGCCTTGCAAAGTGGGTATCAGTACGTGACTACAGATTTCATAGGGTATGTGCTGATGAGTGCATCTTTAGGGGGCAGCCCCAGGTACTATGGCGTTATCCAGGTGATAATTTCATTCCTTTTCAGCATTTTTGCACCAATTGCCTCTATGTTCGTTAACAAACAAATACGAGACtacttcaagaaacaaagcAGAATATCCccatcgtcatcatcatcgcCATCTCCCGAGAGAGAACAAAAAGATAAGTAG
- a CDS encoding Type II phosphatidylinositol 4-kinase that binds Las17p, giving the protein MDSKPLSGVSLAEASNLNLDPSVQLRSNSSIQENYPDPANVYTEQLGHSPSERDTLLPQSPNYNATSPSQGAGRSPLSKKKRTRSLLSTDKLKSLNTKLGKWTRGLSYKWWIVRSKDVEGQPSEILFSVFMAPPYVQPLRRLPAGGLMNMGPTSREDFAHIVDDVIDAIEQGIKPTRISQGSSGSYFMYNTQGKIVGVFKPKDEEPYGPLSPKWTKWIHRNLFPCFFGRSCLIPNLGYIAESAASLLDRQLQSFIVPYTDTVLLSSSSFYYAFWDRCTHAWSKKPYRKKVGSFQLYLNGYIGADEFFKKYPLPADKGRSLLPFLPDKHKKKKTSKKRQRGDTRHSIFDKDTVFEWNRDTLQQLREQLEKLVILDYIIRNTDRAFDNWMIKVEWDEYLDEEANEAYKRPNLKVRAIDSGLAFPWKHPNEWRSFPFGWLYLPTSVIARPFSERTRRHYLPLLTSKEWWEETSVLFREMFSRDTEFKERMWRRQWAVLKGQAFNVVETLKIPGQSPLDLVQKTRIMVWDNVVEIPVSYVPRDIDIYNDSPVWTYQNYDEEYWSSNIAHNSPGRYHEHEPTTPESECLDDPFSSAASTDRGGYAISSNANTPGRANTDSIQKPTTATRRLIVERLETITSKPPVFTWC; this is encoded by the coding sequence TCTCCCGCAGAGCCCTAATTACAATGCTACGAGTCCTTCCCAAGGTGCTGGCCGATCACCTTTgtcgaagaagaaaagaacgCGTTCACTACTTTCTACGGACAAGTTGAAGTCCTTAAACACGAAACTAGGAAAGTGGACCAGAGGGCTTTCATACAAATGGTGGATAGTACGGTCAAAGGATGTAGAAGGGCAGCCTAGTGAGATCCTTTTCAGTGTTTTCATGGCACCACCTTATGTGCAGCCTCTTAGAAGACTTCCAGCGGGAGGGTTGATGAATATGGGTCCAActtcaagagaagattTTGCACATATAGTAGATGACGTTATCGATGCCATAGAACAGGGGATAAAACCAACTAGAATTTCACAAGGCTCTTCAGGATCATATTTTATGTACAATACGCAGGGGAAGATAGTGGGAGTGTTTAAACCAAAGGACGAGGAACCGTATGGACCCTTGAGCCCTAAATGGACCAAATGGATTCATCGAAACTTATTTCCTTGCTTTTTTGGACGAAGTTGTCTAATCCCTAATTTGGGATATATTGCAGAATCTGCAGCGAGTCTTTTGGATCGCCAGTTGCAGTCTTTTATTGTTCCCTACACAGACACAGTGCTACTCTCGTCCAGTAGTTTCTACTACGCATTTTGGGACAGGTGTACTCACGCTTGGTCTAAGAAGCCGTATCGCAAGAAGGTGGGTTCATTTCAGTTATATTTAAACGGATACATAGGAGCAGAtgagttcttcaaaaagtatCCCTTGCCAGCTGACAAAGGAAGGAGCCTATTGCCATTTTTACCCGATAAacacaagaagaaaaaaacttccaaaaagagaCAAAGAGGTGATACTAGACATTCTATTTTTGACAAAGACACTGTTTTTGAGTGGAATAGGGATACCTTACAACAATTACGAGAACAGCTGGAAAAACTGGTAATTCTGGATTACATCATACGTAATACAGACAGAGCTTTTGACAATTGGATGATCAAGGTCGAATGGGATGAATACTTAGATGAAGAGGCGAACGAGGCTTATAAGAGGCCGAACTTGAAAGTTAGAGCAATAGACTCCGGGCTGGCATTCCCTTGGAAGCATCCTAATGAGTGGAGATCCTTCCCTTTTGGTTGGTTGTATCTTCCAACATCAGTGATTGCAAGGCCTTTCTCAGAGAGAACCAGAAGGCATTaccttcctcttttgaCTTCCAAAGAGTGGTGGGAAGAAACTTCAGTGCTATTCCGAGAAATGTTTTCGAGAGATACAGAGTTTAAGGAGAGAATGTGGAGACGTCAATGGGCCGTACTAAAGGGACAAGCTTTCAATGTGGTTGAAACCCTTAAAATTCCAGGTCAGAGCCCATTAgatcttgttcaaaaaaCCAGAATAATGGTCTGGGATAATGTCGTGGAGATCCCAGTTTCCTACGTTCCTAGAGACATTGATATATATAATGACTCTCCTGTTTGGACATACCAAAATTATGATGAAGAGTACTGGAGCTCCAACATTGCTCACAACTCACCAGGAAGGTATCATGAACACGAACCAACCACACCAGAGTCTGAGTGTTTGGATGATCCCTTTTCTTCGGCTGCGTCCACTGATCGTGGAGGTTACGCAATTAGTTCAAATGCAAATACTCCTGGACGGGCCAACACTGATTCCATTCAAAAGCCGACCACGGCTACAAGAAGACTCATCGTGGAGAGGTTAGAAACTATCACTTCCAAACCACCTGTTTTCACCTGGTGTTAA